The uncultured Dysgonomonas sp. genome contains the following window.
CTCGGTGTTTATTCCCGTTAGCTTTATCGGTGGAACCACAGGTGTATTTTACAAGCAGTTCGGCCTGACACTGGCTATTGCTATTATTATATCGGCGGTAAATGCATTGACATTAAGTCCGGCTCTTTGTGCTTTGTTCTTAAAGCCGCATCACGAAGACGATTCAACAAAAAAGAACTTTCTGAAACGCTTCTATAGCAATTTTAATATCTTATTTGATAAAGGAACATCTAAGTATAAGAAATCACTCCAGTTTCTCGGCAAAAAGGGGCATCGTTGGATTACAATGGCGATAATAGGCGTAAGTATTGTTGTATTGGTCGCCATTATGAAATTTATTCCTACAGGCTTTGTTCCGCAAGAAGATGGAGGAACCTTGATTGGAATGGTTACTTTACCTCCGGGATCATCTCTAGAAAGATCTGATTCTGTAATGACTCAGGTTGTAGATATGATAGAAGAAATGGATGAAGTAGATTGTGTGATAAAATTAACAGGTATCAGTTTGATAAATGGAGAGGCTAGTTCTTATGGGTCGGTAGCTGTAAAACTCAAACCATGGGATAAAAGAGAAAAGACGGCACAAGAGGTTGGTGCTATTCTTACAGAAAAAACAAAGCAAATGTCTCAGGCAAAATTCTTATTCAATCCCTTACCAACCTTGCAAGGGTTTGGTCTAATTACGGGAGTGGATATGCAATTACAGGACAAGACGGGAGGCGATATCAATAAATTTCATGGAATATCGCAAGAATTTCTTTCAGCTATGCAGCAACGAAAAGAAGTGATGATTGCCATGACTAATTTCAACCCGAACTTTCCTCAAAAAGAAATTGATGCCAATATAGCTAAAATTAAAGAAGCCGGTATTACCCTGAGTGATGTAATGGCAACGATGCAAGCTTATGTCGGCAGTATGTATGTGTCTAATTTTAATTTATACGGTAAACAATTTCGTGTAATGGTTCAGGCTGATCCTAAATACAGGACTAAATTAGATGACCTGAATAAATTATCGGTTAAGACAGCTAACGGGGAGATGGCACCTATTACTGAATTTGTAACTATAAAAGATGTAACCGGTCCGCAGACTTTAGCACGCTTTAATATGTTTACCTCTATTGATGCCATCATCATACCTAATTTTTATGGAGGATATAGTACCGGAGATGTTTTAAAGATTGTAGAGGAAGTTGCTGCCACAACATTACCTGACGGATATGGATATGAATATGCGGGAATGACCAGAGAAGAAGCTGATAGTAGTAGCCAAACTGTACTTGTTTTCGGGTTGTGTTTAATCTTTGTTTATCTCTTATTGGCAGCATTGTACGAAAGTTATATAACTCCGTTGAGTGTAATCCTCTCGCTGCCGATCGGTCTTGCCGGAATTTATATCTTCTTATTGATCTTTGGTCTTAAAGATGGTATTGTCAATAATATCTATGTACAGATATCCCTGATTATGTTGATTGGTCTATTGGCTAAAAATGCAATTTTGATTGTCGAATATGCCGTGCAACGAAGGCAAGCGGGAATGAGCATTGTCGAGGCAGCAATCAGCGGTGCAGTAGCCCGGTTACGTCCTATATTGATGACTTCTTTTGCCTTTATATGCGGACTTTTACCATTGATGTTTGCCAGTGGAGCAGGGGCAATAGGTAACCGTTCTATCGGTATCAGTGCTATTGGAGGTATGTTTGTCGGTACTATGTTGGGAATATTGGTAATCCCCTCTCTTTATATCATCTTCCAATCTTTACAGGAAAAATTCAGTAAATCGGGATTGGTTAATTCA
Protein-coding sequences here:
- a CDS encoding efflux RND transporter permease subunit; translated protein: MLKTFIERPVLSTVISILIVVLGIIGLASLPVEQYPDIAPPTVQIQTTYAGANADVIMKSVIVPIEEAVNGVEGMTYMTSSASNSGAATVTIYFKQGINPDIAAVNVQNLISKATPLLPQEVTQVGVTVQKQQTSMIMMIAFSSDNEQYDDKFLQNYANINLLPQIKRVYGVGNASVFGSKDYSMRIWFKPDKMNTYKINPSEAIAALNDQNIEAAPGELGQNSDQSFQYTLKYTGRLNTTEEFSNIIIRSENGQILRLKDIADVELGSLNYSVLTTLDGKSAIGITINQTAGSNASELINNIKARIDDASKSFPPGLKVTYVMDASEFLNVSINKVISTLIEAFILVFIVVFIFLQNVRSTLIPAIAVPVAIIGTFFFLSLFGFSINLLTLFALVLAIGIVVDDAIVVVEAVHARLESGEKDPKRAAIDAMTEIAPAIVSITLVMASVFIPVSFIGGTTGVFYKQFGLTLAIAIIISAVNALTLSPALCALFLKPHHEDDSTKKNFLKRFYSNFNILFDKGTSKYKKSLQFLGKKGHRWITMAIIGVSIVVLVAIMKFIPTGFVPQEDGGTLIGMVTLPPGSSLERSDSVMTQVVDMIEEMDEVDCVIKLTGISLINGEASSYGSVAVKLKPWDKREKTAQEVGAILTEKTKQMSQAKFLFNPLPTLQGFGLITGVDMQLQDKTGGDINKFHGISQEFLSAMQQRKEVMIAMTNFNPNFPQKEIDANIAKIKEAGITLSDVMATMQAYVGSMYVSNFNLYGKQFRVMVQADPKYRTKLDDLNKLSVKTANGEMAPITEFVTIKDVTGPQTLARFNMFTSIDAIIIPNFYGGYSTGDVLKIVEEVAATTLPDGYGYEYAGMTREEADSSSQTVLVFGLCLIFVYLLLAALYESYITPLSVILSLPIGLAGIYIFLLIFGLKDGIVNNIYVQISLIMLIGLLAKNAILIVEYAVQRRQAGMSIVEAAISGAVARLRPILMTSFAFICGLLPLMFASGAGAIGNRSIGISAIGGMFVGTMLGILVIPSLYIIFQSLQEKFSKSGLVNSEENEDNNK